In Streptococcus gallolyticus subsp. gallolyticus DSM 16831, the sequence TTTCATCTCCCTATGAGGATTACTCAGTGCTTGGGGCGATTATAGGATCTTATTTGTTTGGAATTGGTATAGTGTTAGCAGGTGGTTGTGCTACAGGAACTTGGTATCGTGCAGCTGAAGGCTTAATAGGTAGTTGGGTAGCTTTACTTTTCTATATGTTAAGTGCAGCAAGTATGAAGTATGGTGCTTTACAGTTTTTAAATCAGGCAATTTCAAAATACTGGGTAGTTAATGATAATCTAGCAGGGCAATTAGGAATTTCGGTGTGGTATTTTGTTTTACTTTTAGTCATTGTAACAATACTTTTAGTCATCAGAGAACTGAATAAACCTAAAAAAATTGTTGCTACGCTTGCACCCAAATATAAAGGAATCCGACACTTACTTTTTGAGAAGCAATATCATAAGTTTTGGGCTGGATTTGTCATTGGATTGATTGCTCTTATAGCGTGGCCAGCAAGTGAGCTTACTGGACGTACGGGTGGTTTGGGTATTACAACACCCTCTGCTAATCTTATTAGTTATGTAACAACTGGGGATGCTAATTTGCTTAATTGGGGAGTTTTTCTTATTTTAGGAATATTCCTAGGATCTTATATTGCTGCTCGAGGTGCCGGAGAATTTCGATGGCGTCTTCCTGATCTAAAAACTATTGGGAAGAGCACTGTCGGTGGTA encodes:
- a CDS encoding YeeE/YedE family protein; amino-acid sequence: MLLKIISGGLVGIAFGFVLQRTRFCMTGGFRDMYIAKNNTLFYAFLIAITVESIGVLSLIKLGIISSPYEDYSVLGAIIGSYLFGIGIVLAGGCATGTWYRAAEGLIGSWVALLFYMLSAASMKYGALQFLNQAISKYWVVNDNLAGQLGISVWYFVLLLVIVTILLVIRELNKPKKIVATLAPKYKGIRHLLFEKQYHKFWAGFVIGLIALIAWPASELTGRTGGLGITTPSANLISYVTTGDANLLNWGVFLILGIFLGSYIAARGAGEFRWRLPDLKTIGKSTVGGILMGIGASWAGGCTIGNGLTATAVISSKGWIALPLTILGVWTASYFIFVKPNQYLKGE